From the genome of Phycodurus eques isolate BA_2022a chromosome 22, UOR_Pequ_1.1, whole genome shotgun sequence, one region includes:
- the cntn1b gene encoding contactin 1b, whose protein sequence is MLSAALLLLALLSSAPVTVAILFGEPRIFGEEATGYGPIFEEEPVDVVYTEDSPDGRISMNCRARANPPASYRWRRDNWEIKLMEQPDEHYSLVGGNLVINNPRQKKHAGTYICVARNIYGTVISKEARVKFGFLEDFPQEERDPVTVKEGQGAVLLCAPPKAWPEEVSYRWIFNEFPVFLNMDRRRFVSQRTGNLYISKVEAQDAGNYSCFVSSPVLGKSVFSKFIPLIPLPPEDGEERKYPADISVKFPDTTALLASNITLECFALGNPIPHIVWRKVDATDLPANHEISESGAVLHLYNVQYEDVGGYECEAINTKGKDWHKAWLYVESAPEWAETINNTQMDIGSEHTMRCVASGKPFPFIRWYKDGYMSGKGELKFSSLTFDDSGMYQCIAENYWGIKYANAELRVIACAPTFEFNPLKKQLLGARDGRVLIECKPRAAPRPRFTWIKGKELLFNNSRISIMFDGTLEILNATKNDEGFYTCFAENDRGKANSSGYLTITEATGITVAPEDTEVKVGDEVVLACAASYDPMLDITFIWAVDFRVIDFDAEWQHYERIMSEEGSGNLRIKNTQIWHEGRYTCTAQTVVDSDTAFADLKVVGVPGPPGVIRVEDIGDTWVKLLWTKGAEHNSPILYYSIQTRHYWSLHEDDWRNASTSPTFLDGTVEWAKVTDLYPWMEYQFRIIATNEYGSGESSIPSLKIKTWDAPPVVSPTDVEGYGGRNGEIIITWTPVQPWYFYGKKFGYIVAFKPHDGYQWWYETISDPETKRYVHRDSFFLPGDEDFQVREFQVKIKTFNVKGDGPYSLTKVIYYPRDVPTESPTDVYARPVSSTEALAWWLPVVDTGTGLQQYIEGYQVKYWRKYDDAEQGANRIFVNATLNHTRLENMLPDSHYLIEVRAFNGAGMGPPGEHCEMFTKRPPPAEPPRMWRFISWTGKWLYVWWDHIAYDWFGNVSFPLYYKVMFRKTGYIYGKVYVTGWHFMDFPMPQFGDYELMVRGRYEGGDGPVRTIKLLGKASMTAPSLSLIATVLLALCIVGL, encoded by the exons ATGCTTTCCGCTGCTTTGTTGCTACTGGCCCTCCTCTCCTCGGCCCCTGTCAcag TGGCCATCTTATTTGGGGAGCCCAGGATATTtggag AGGAAGCTACTGGCTACGGGCCCATTTTTGAGGAGGAGCCGGTGGATGTGGTCTACACCGAGGACTCCCCCGATGGAAGGATCTCCATGAACTGCAGGGCACGGGCCAACCCGCCAGCCTCATACAG ATGGCGCCGTGACAACTGGGAGATCAAGCTGATGGAGCAGCCCGATGAACACTACAGCCTAGTGGGGGGCAACCTGGTCATCAACAACCCGAGGCAGAAGAAGCACGCCGGCACGTACATTTGCGTGGCTCGGAACATCTACGGCACTGTCATCAGCAAGGAGGCCCGCGTCAAGTTTGGAT TTCTGGAGGACTTTCCTCAAGAAGAGCGAGATCCCGTCACTGTGAAAGAAGGCCAGGGGGCAGTTCTGCTGTGTGCCCCTCCCAAAGCGTGGCCAG AGGAGGTGTCTTACCGCTGGATCTTCAACGAGTTCCCAGTGTTCCTCAACATGGACCGCCGCCGCTTTGTCTCGCAGAGGACCGGCAACCTTTACATCTCCAAGGTGGAGGCTCAGGACGCCGGAAACTACTCGTGCTTCGTCTCCAGCCCCGTCCTGGGGAAGAGCGTCTTCTCTAAGTTCATTCCCCTTATCCCCTTACCGCCAGAAGACG GTGAAGAGAGAAAATACCCAGCAGACATCAGCGTGAAGTTCCCAGACACGACAGCACTGCTGGCTTCCAACATCACACTGGAATGCTTTGCTCTGGGGAA TCCCATCCCTCACATTGTGTGGCGGAAAGTGGACGCCACCGACCTGCCTGCAAACCACGAGATCAGCGAATCGGGCGCGGTGCTGCACCTCTACAATGTCCAGTATGAAGACGTGGGGGGTTACGAGTGCGAGGCCATCAACACCAAAGGGAAGGACTGGCACAAGGCCTGGCTCTACGTGGAGT CTGCTCCGGAGTGGGCCGAGactatcaacaacacccaaatgGACATTGGCTCGGAGCACACCATGCGCTGTGTTGCATCAGGGAAGCCTTTCCCGTTCATCCGCTGGTACAAAGATGGCTACATG tcAGGAAAAGGTGAGCTGAAGTTCTCCAGCCTGACCTTTGATGACTCCGGGATGTACCAGTGCATTGCGGAGAACTACTGGGGCATCAAATACGCCAACGCAGAGCTGCGAGTGATCG CCTGCGCCCCAACGTTTGAGTTCAACCCCCTGAAGAAACAGCTTCTCGGTGCCCGAGACGGCCGCGTGCTGATCGAGTGTAAACCTCGAGCGGCACCCAGGCCTCGTTTTACCTGGATCAAGGGCAAAGAGCTGCTGTTCAACAATTCACG CATCTCCATCATGTTTGACGGCACTCTGGAGATCCTCAATGCCACTAAAAACGATGAAGGTTTCTACACATGCTTTGCTGAGAATGACAGAGGGAAAGCCAACAGCTCTGGTTACCTCACCATCACCG AGGCGACCGGCATTACGGTGGCTCCCGAGGACACGGAGGTGAAGGTGGGCGACGAGGTGGTCCTGGCCTGCGCCGCCTCCTATGACCCCATGCTGGATATCACCTTCATCTGGGCCGTCGACTTCCGGGTCATCGACTTTGACGCCGAGTGGCAACACTACGAGCGCATCATG AGCGAGGAAGGAAGCGGGAACCTGCGGATCAAGAACACGCAGATCTGGCACGAGGGCCGCTACACGTGCACGGCTCAGACCGTGGTGGACAGCGACACGGCATTTGCGGACCTGAAAGTCGTCG GTGTCCCGGGCCCTCCTGGTGTGATCCGTGTGGAGGACATCGGCGACACGTGGGTGAAGCTGCTGTGGACTAAAGGAGCCGAACACAACAGCCCCATTCTCTACTACTCCATTCAGACCAGGCACTACTGGTCTCTGCACGAGGACGACTGGAGGAACGCCAGCACCT CGCCGACCTTCCTCGACGGCACCGTGGAGTGGGCCAAAGTCACCGACCTGTACCCCTGGATGGAGTATCAGTTCCGGATCATTGCCACCAACGAGTACGGCTCCGGAGAGTCCAGCATTCCCTCGCTCAAGATCAAAACATGGGACGCTC CTCCGGTGGTGTCTCCCACAGATGTGGAAGGCTACGGCGGTCGGAACGGCGAGATAATTATCACGTGGACG CCTGTGCAGCCGTGGTATTTCTACGGCAAAAAGTTCGGCTACATCGTGGCCTTCAAGCCTCACGACGGGTACCAATGGTGGTACGAGACCATCTCCGACCCTGAGACCAAGCGTTACGTTCACAGGGACTCCTTCTTCCTCCCTGGCGACGAAGACTTCCAGGTGCGGGAGTTCCAGGTGAAGATCAAGACGTTCAACGTGAAGGGAGACGGGCCGTACAGCCTTACCAAGGTCATCTACTACCCTCGGGACG TACCCACAGAGTCTCCAACAGACGTCTACGCTCGGCCGGTTTCGTCCACCGAAGCGCTGGCGTGGTGGCTCCCGGTGGTGGACACAGGAACGGGCCTGCAGCAGTACATTGAGGGCTACCAG GTTAAATACTGGAGAAAGTACGACGACGCGGAGCAAGGAGCCAATCGCATATTCGTTAACGCTACGTTGAACCATACCAGGCTTGAAAACATGCTGCCTGACTCACATTACCTCATCGAGGTGCGCGCCTTTAACGGAGCGGGCATGGGCCCGCCTGGCGAACACTGCGAGATGTTCACCAAAAGACCAC CGCCGGCGGAGCCCCCCAGGATGTGGCGCTTCATCTCTTGGACTGGAAAGTGGTTGTACGTGTGGTGGGATCACATCGCGTACGACTGGTTCGGCAACGTGTCCTTCCCGCTCTATTACAAG